The following are encoded together in the Candidatus Methylomirabilis oxygeniifera genome:
- a CDS encoding conserved protein of unknown function (Evidence 4 : Homologs of previously reported genes of unknown function), whose amino-acid sequence MNTEFHKMDQEALPRHTNRLIHETSPYLLQHAHNPVDWYPWGEEALRRAREENRPILLSIGYSACHWCHVMAHESFESEQIAELMNRYFVCIKVDREERPDLDAIYMAATLALNHGQGGWPMTVFLTPDLQPFFAGTYFPPRDGLGRPGFPTILNRVAQVWREQPDALRTQSDKITEGLRESSRPSLPMPVGRAEIAAAVAHFAATFDPTFGGFGAAPKFPAATALSLLLRHHQHTGDAHALQMVRTTLDAMARGGIYDQIGGGFARYSTDERWLIPHFEKMLYDNALLARTYLEAFQVAGDPSYRQIATELLDYILREMTALEGGFYSATDADSEGVEGKFYVWTPAEIEAILGQEEARRFCAYYDITPTGNWEGRSIPNIRRTAAQVAAKLGVSVEELAASIDRTQPKVYEARRKRVPPGLDDKILTAWNGLMVSAMAEGYRVLGERRHLDAAVRAADFLLSTLLRPDGRLLRTYRSGVAHLNAYLEDYACLCEGLIDLYEAGGETRYLREAVRLAERMPGDFADEESGAFHTTSRDHETLILRYREGTDGATPSGNAVAASALTRLSFHLNREEWRRAAEQAISAYGQQIARYPHAFAKSLAVVDLLLEGPVELCLIGNPAEAGCEALRREVGRHFIPNRIIAHHDPTKGNPPELPLLRGKGLVDGRAALYLCRNFTCQAPITDPAQVAELLGAAARRGAGGRRSAVGSFLQGSATEAGTAAYAQRFTPSGYGPLGATGLSASKLGFGGYRIDDETPEHTEALEQALRHGCNLIDTSTNYTDGGSERCVGAVLGKLARTGTLRREEVIVVSKIGYVQGQNLELAQKREAEDRPFPEMVKYMEGCWHCIHPEFLRDQLERSLTRLQIETLDVCLLHNPEYFLSDARARRRGDLESARNEFYRRLQEAFRFFESQVAAGTIRWYGVSSNTVVAPAADPEATSLTRMLAAAREAGGPAHHFRILQLPMNLFEAGALLTQNTGPDNRQTALEAASGAAIGALVNRPLNAIVGDRMVRLAASSSRRVHDAISAAIDPLLSEARRGESLSRKALWALASTPGVSCVLNGMRTRDYVHDSLGILPWPPLADVIPIYQAAQDLTLHEV is encoded by the coding sequence ATGAATACGGAATTCCATAAAATGGATCAAGAGGCGCTGCCGCGGCACACTAATAGGCTGATCCACGAGACCAGCCCCTACCTCCTGCAGCATGCCCATAACCCGGTGGACTGGTACCCCTGGGGAGAGGAGGCGCTCCGCCGGGCCAGGGAGGAGAACCGTCCGATCCTGCTCAGCATCGGCTACTCCGCCTGTCACTGGTGCCATGTGATGGCGCATGAGTCGTTCGAGAGCGAGCAGATCGCCGAGCTGATGAACCGGTATTTCGTGTGCATCAAGGTCGATAGGGAGGAGCGACCCGACCTCGATGCGATCTACATGGCGGCCACGCTGGCCCTGAATCATGGGCAGGGCGGGTGGCCGATGACCGTGTTTCTGACCCCTGACCTGCAGCCGTTCTTCGCGGGGACCTACTTCCCACCCAGGGATGGGTTGGGCCGCCCGGGATTCCCGACGATCCTAAATCGGGTTGCGCAGGTCTGGCGCGAGCAGCCCGACGCCCTCCGCACCCAATCGGACAAAATTACTGAAGGCTTGCGCGAGAGTTCTCGCCCCTCCTTGCCTATGCCGGTGGGACGGGCTGAGATCGCTGCCGCCGTTGCCCACTTCGCGGCAACCTTCGATCCGACCTTTGGCGGGTTCGGCGCCGCCCCCAAGTTCCCCGCAGCAACAGCATTGTCGCTCCTGCTGCGCCACCACCAACACACCGGGGATGCCCACGCCCTGCAGATGGTGCGGACGACGCTCGACGCCATGGCACGGGGCGGGATCTACGACCAGATCGGCGGCGGCTTTGCCAGGTACTCGACCGACGAGCGCTGGTTGATCCCCCACTTCGAGAAGATGCTCTACGACAATGCGCTGCTGGCCAGAACCTATCTGGAGGCCTTCCAGGTGGCCGGCGACCCGTCCTATCGGCAAATCGCGACCGAACTCCTCGACTATATTCTACGCGAGATGACCGCGCTGGAGGGAGGGTTTTACTCGGCCACCGATGCCGACTCGGAAGGAGTCGAGGGGAAGTTTTATGTCTGGACGCCGGCCGAGATCGAGGCGATTCTGGGGCAGGAGGAGGCACGCCGGTTCTGCGCCTATTACGACATCACGCCCACCGGCAACTGGGAGGGCAGGTCGATCCCCAATATCCGCCGCACGGCCGCGCAGGTGGCAGCAAAGCTTGGGGTCAGTGTCGAGGAGCTTGCCGCCTCTATCGATCGGACGCAGCCCAAGGTCTATGAGGCTCGTCGAAAGCGGGTGCCACCCGGACTGGATGACAAGATTCTCACCGCCTGGAACGGTCTGATGGTCAGCGCGATGGCCGAGGGATACCGTGTCCTCGGCGAACGGCGTCACCTTGACGCCGCCGTTCGCGCGGCCGACTTCTTGCTCTCTACGCTCCTCCGACCTGACGGTCGGCTGCTCCGGACCTACCGGAGCGGCGTCGCGCATCTGAACGCCTACCTTGAGGATTATGCCTGCCTCTGCGAAGGGCTGATCGATCTGTACGAGGCGGGCGGCGAAACCCGCTATCTCCGTGAGGCCGTCCGACTAGCCGAGCGTATGCCGGGCGATTTCGCCGATGAAGAGAGCGGCGCCTTCCACACCACCTCGCGCGATCACGAAACGCTGATCCTGCGCTATCGAGAGGGAACGGATGGCGCCACCCCCAGCGGTAACGCCGTCGCGGCCTCGGCGCTGACTCGCCTCTCATTTCACCTGAACCGGGAGGAGTGGCGAAGGGCGGCCGAGCAGGCGATCAGCGCGTATGGGCAGCAGATCGCCCGCTATCCGCACGCCTTCGCCAAGAGCCTCGCCGTCGTGGACCTCCTCCTGGAGGGGCCGGTGGAGCTCTGCCTGATCGGCAACCCGGCAGAGGCGGGGTGTGAGGCGCTACGCCGGGAGGTTGGGCGTCACTTCATCCCGAACCGGATCATTGCGCATCACGATCCGACCAAAGGCAATCCGCCCGAGCTCCCTCTGCTGAGGGGGAAGGGGTTAGTCGATGGTCGCGCGGCGCTGTATCTCTGCCGGAACTTTACCTGTCAGGCTCCCATCACTGATCCCGCGCAGGTAGCCGAACTCCTTGGCGCTGCCGCGCGGCGTGGAGCAGGCGGCAGACGGTCAGCCGTCGGGAGCTTCCTGCAGGGCAGCGCAACGGAGGCCGGCACCGCAGCCTACGCACAACGCTTCACCCCATCAGGCTACGGGCCGCTCGGAGCAACCGGCCTGAGCGCCAGCAAGCTGGGCTTCGGGGGCTACCGGATCGACGATGAGACGCCCGAGCACACCGAAGCCCTCGAGCAGGCACTGCGCCATGGCTGCAACCTGATCGACACCTCCACCAACTACACAGATGGCGGCAGCGAGCGGTGCGTCGGCGCCGTCCTGGGTAAGCTCGCGCGTACCGGAACGCTTAGGCGCGAGGAGGTCATTGTCGTCTCGAAGATCGGCTACGTCCAGGGACAGAACCTGGAGCTGGCCCAGAAGCGAGAGGCGGAGGACAGGCCGTTTCCAGAGATGGTCAAATATATGGAGGGCTGCTGGCACTGCATACATCCGGAGTTTCTGCGCGATCAGCTTGAACGGTCGCTCACCCGGCTGCAGATCGAGACCCTCGATGTCTGCCTGCTGCACAATCCTGAGTACTTCCTCTCAGACGCCAGGGCGCGCAGGCGCGGCGACCTGGAGTCTGCTCGTAACGAGTTCTACCGGCGGCTGCAAGAGGCCTTTCGCTTCTTCGAAAGTCAAGTGGCAGCCGGTACGATCCGATGGTATGGCGTCTCTTCAAACACCGTCGTGGCGCCTGCGGCTGATCCGGAGGCGACGTCGCTGACCCGAATGCTGGCCGCCGCGCGAGAGGCTGGTGGGCCGGCCCACCACTTCCGGATCCTTCAGCTCCCGATGAATCTGTTCGAGGCGGGCGCGCTTCTCACGCAGAACACCGGACCGGACAATCGGCAGACAGCGCTGGAGGCCGCATCCGGCGCGGCAATCGGTGCCCTGGTCAACCGGCCGCTCAATGCCATCGTCGGCGACAGGATGGTCCGGCTGGCGGCGAGTTCCAGCCGGCGCGTTCATGACGCGATCTCGGCGGCTATCGATCCGCTACTCTCTGAGGCGCGACGAGGCGAGAGCCTGTCCCGCAAGGCGCTCTGGGCCCTGGCCAGCACCCCGGGCGTCAGTTGCGTCCTGAACGGCATGCGCACCCGCGACTATGTTCATGACTCGCTCGGTATCCTGCCCTGGCCTCCGCTCGCTGACGTCATCCCGATCTATCAGGCTGCGCAGGACCTCACGCTTCACGAGGTCTAG
- a CDS encoding protein of unknown function (Evidence 5 : No homology to any previously reported sequences) has translation MVPEMLTKREHALPGYIPPHKRDKRRADSYLKTLETRAKEKVALEAQLEANRLKRAEFWKQNGYGWLLRLDRYATWKEKHAAYQALAEERVQLIEKLRQKTLDLHRSPEDKDGDGLVDTDQYPDKIGQKKAKPAWIALVDPGNCSGCSGHDVKPGEWVTPCQSVCPVDCISHLTPDQVKLHRYDRGVHDNVPPVQIRFDECIGCDKCSQACSRDAWNAITMVRTEKLEECFEIKLTNKYPGRASNDIHFSKLDQLTDEEFVGLYTTV, from the coding sequence ATGGTGCCTGAGATGCTGACAAAACGGGAACATGCGCTGCCGGGGTATATCCCGCCCCACAAACGGGACAAGCGACGCGCCGACAGTTATTTGAAGACGCTTGAAACGCGCGCGAAGGAGAAGGTCGCGCTCGAAGCCCAACTGGAGGCGAATCGACTGAAGCGGGCGGAGTTCTGGAAGCAGAACGGCTATGGGTGGCTACTGCGACTTGATCGTTACGCAACATGGAAAGAGAAACATGCGGCCTATCAGGCGCTCGCGGAAGAGCGGGTGCAGCTCATTGAGAAGCTTCGGCAGAAGACCCTGGACCTTCACCGTAGCCCTGAGGACAAGGACGGCGACGGTCTGGTCGATACCGATCAATACCCGGATAAGATCGGCCAGAAGAAGGCCAAGCCGGCCTGGATTGCGTTGGTCGATCCCGGCAACTGCTCCGGGTGCAGTGGCCACGATGTCAAGCCGGGGGAGTGGGTAACGCCGTGTCAATCGGTCTGCCCGGTGGATTGCATCTCGCACCTGACGCCCGACCAGGTGAAGTTGCACAGATACGACCGAGGCGTCCATGACAATGTACCGCCCGTTCAGATCCGGTTCGATGAATGTATCGGGTGCGACAAATGTTCGCAGGCCTGCTCGCGAGATGCGTGGAACGCCATCACCATGGTGAGGACTGAGAAGCTTGAAGAGTGTTTCGAGATCAAGCTCACCAATAAATATCCAGGCCGCGCCTCGAACGATATTCATTTCTCTAAACTTGACCAGCTCACCGATGAAGAGTTCGTCGGCCTGTATACAACAGTATGA
- a CDS encoding protein of unknown function (Evidence 5 : No homology to any previously reported sequences): protein MTAANRQQIAEMIRAYGRATPVLEEERLRWLTQLTPQEARAIYESLYEAWERGGQRGGGDWATLDRWRLETKLAVREAFARLAASRSKQ, encoded by the coding sequence ATGACCGCTGCAAACCGACAGCAGATCGCCGAGATGATCCGGGCCTATGGCCGGGCCACGCCGGTGCTGGAGGAGGAGCGACTGCGATGGCTTACCCAGCTCACACCCCAAGAGGCTCGGGCGATCTATGAATCGCTCTATGAGGCGTGGGAGCGGGGGGGGCAGCGCGGGGGGGGCGACTGGGCAACACTGGACCGATGGCGCCTCGAGACGAAGCTCGCCGTGCGTGAGGCGTTTGCGCGCCTGGCCGCTTCGAGGAGCAAACAGTGA
- a CDS encoding protein of unknown function (Evidence 5 : No homology to any previously reported sequences), whose product MIPPLEAAWEVHRFLTKLGFPYALIGGLAVQYWGEPRLTVDADVTVSAPLNDPETFVRTLIEHFPSRIDDPIAFARRSRMVLIRTSNNCPVDVSLALPGYEDEVMRRVVSYELEPDKAIRLCSAEDLIVHKAVASRPQDLRDIEGVIARRHSALDVAYIRRWLTEFADILADPELLQRFERPWQRLQTFNT is encoded by the coding sequence GTGATCCCACCCCTCGAAGCCGCATGGGAGGTCCATAGGTTTCTGACCAAGCTTGGTTTCCCCTACGCACTGATCGGGGGGCTCGCGGTGCAGTATTGGGGTGAGCCACGACTGACCGTCGATGCGGATGTCACGGTATCCGCTCCACTGAACGATCCCGAAACATTTGTGCGTACCCTCATCGAACACTTCCCTTCGCGTATCGATGACCCGATCGCCTTTGCTCGGCGATCCCGAATGGTCCTCATCAGGACTTCTAACAACTGCCCGGTGGACGTCTCGCTGGCCCTGCCGGGCTACGAAGACGAGGTCATGCGGCGCGTGGTGAGCTATGAGCTTGAGCCGGACAAAGCCATCAGATTGTGCTCGGCAGAGGACCTTATTGTCCACAAGGCGGTTGCAAGCCGCCCCCAGGACCTCCGCGATATTGAGGGCGTGATTGCACGGCGACATAGCGCGCTGGATGTCGCTTACATTCGCCGGTGGCTGACCGAGTTCGCCGACATCCTGGCGGACCCGGAACTGCTGCAACGGTTCGAACGGCCCTGGCAGCGGCTCCAAACCTTTAATACCTGA
- the yccX gene encoding acylphosphatase (Evidence 2a : Function of homologous gene experimentally demonstrated in an other organism; PubMedId : 15159579; Product type e : enzyme) → MMTEHKHVRAHVLISGRVQGVCFRAYTVDEATAAGLIGWVRNTPDGRVEAAFEGEQLAVEAMIAWCRNGPPVARVSNVEVVWGEPQGEQGFGIRY, encoded by the coding sequence ATGATGACAGAGCACAAGCACGTCAGGGCGCATGTCTTGATCTCTGGACGGGTCCAGGGTGTCTGTTTCCGTGCCTACACGGTCGATGAGGCGACCGCCGCCGGTCTTATCGGGTGGGTACGAAATACGCCGGATGGTCGAGTCGAGGCAGCGTTCGAGGGCGAGCAGCTTGCCGTGGAAGCGATGATTGCCTGGTGTCGGAACGGGCCGCCCGTCGCGCGGGTGAGCAATGTTGAGGTTGTCTGGGGGGAGCCCCAGGGCGAACAGGGCTTCGGGATCAGGTATTAA
- a CDS encoding Farnesyl-diphosphate farnesyltransferase, with translation MVSLAEPPAVMHNQDLLGPLLKRVSRSFYLTLRAVPADLRRPIGLAYLLARAADTIADTALIGRADRLKHLELFRDVIREGRPERLSAITNVLVERQRDAAERELLTRLEEGLAILLSLTPSDQTMVRDVVLTLTDGMVMDLAAFPGEDGERLVSLETRADLDRYTYYVAGCVGEFWTDIHLAHRPSLAGWDREVMRRRGVRFGKGLQMTNVLRDLSKDLRIGRCYLPRQELNALGLQPADLLNPSAIAKVKPLLYSLLALALEHYQEGWAYTLAIPRREVRMRLACVLPLFIGLKTLALLARSPNLLDPSVVIKVSRGAVYGIMARSLVLIGSDGALDRYYRRLSQGVLVSD, from the coding sequence GTGGTGAGCCTGGCCGAACCGCCCGCCGTGATGCACAATCAAGACCTGCTCGGCCCGCTCCTCAAACGCGTCAGCCGCTCATTCTATCTGACCCTTCGAGCAGTTCCCGCCGATCTTCGGCGGCCGATCGGCCTTGCGTATCTGCTCGCACGAGCGGCAGACACGATTGCCGATACCGCGCTCATCGGCCGCGCCGACCGCCTGAAGCACCTTGAACTCTTTCGCGATGTGATCCGGGAAGGACGGCCCGAACGACTCTCGGCAATCACAAACGTGCTGGTGGAACGGCAGCGGGATGCGGCCGAGCGAGAGCTGCTCACCCGCCTTGAGGAGGGGTTAGCCATCCTCCTTTCCCTCACACCGTCCGATCAGACAATGGTCCGCGATGTGGTTCTGACCCTGACGGACGGGATGGTCATGGATCTCGCCGCCTTTCCCGGAGAGGATGGGGAGCGCCTCGTTTCTCTGGAGACGCGAGCCGATCTTGATCGGTACACCTACTATGTGGCCGGGTGCGTGGGGGAGTTTTGGACTGATATCCACCTGGCACATCGCCCCTCTCTCGCCGGATGGGATCGCGAGGTGATGAGGCGACGCGGGGTTCGGTTCGGGAAGGGGCTTCAGATGACCAACGTCCTGCGCGACCTTTCGAAGGACCTGCGCATCGGCCGTTGTTACCTCCCCAGGCAGGAGTTGAACGCCCTGGGTCTGCAACCTGCCGACCTGCTCAACCCGTCAGCCATCGCGAAGGTCAAGCCGTTGCTGTACTCCCTGCTGGCGCTTGCCCTCGAGCATTACCAGGAGGGCTGGGCCTATACCCTGGCGATTCCACGGCGTGAAGTCCGGATGCGCCTGGCCTGCGTCTTACCACTGTTTATCGGTCTCAAGACGCTGGCGCTGCTCGCACGATCGCCCAATCTGCTGGACCCGAGCGTGGTGATTAAGGTCTCGCGTGGGGCCGTCTACGGTATTATGGCGCGCTCCTTGGTGTTGATCGGTTCCGACGGGGCTTTGGACCGTTACTACCGGCGCCTATCGCAAGGCGTGCTGGTCTCCGACTAG
- a CDS encoding protein of unknown function (Evidence 5 : No homology to any previously reported sequences) yields the protein MIVHHGGRFGQAHHGRGLIQVDVAGGLGRRFILRLLEQLFELPLQELPFFLLRFHRFLKARLPPTRLALQFFNRGLQVSGERLLGRHLMVQDGAKLTVYGEPRLAAWADHLDGTLRLVAHTSLPRGRNHMKH from the coding sequence TTGATTGTGCATCACGGCGGGCGGTTCGGCCAGGCTCACCACGGGCGGGGGTTAATCCAGGTCGATGTCGCGGGTGGGCTTGGTCGCAGGTTCATCCTTCGCCTTCTTGAGCAACTCTTTGAACTTCCGCTCCAGGAGCTTCCCTTTTTCCTTCTCCGCTTCCATCGATTCCTTAAAGCGCGCCTCCCGCCGACCCGCCTCGCCCTTCAGTTCTTCAACCGCGGCCTTCAGGTCAGTGGGGAGCGTCTCCTTGGTCGGCATCTCATGGTGCAGGACGGCGCCAAGCTCACGGTCTACGGTGAGCCTCGCCTGGCAGCATGGGCAGATCACCTCGATGGCACACTTCGCCTCGTCGCTCATACTTCACTCCCGAGGGGGCGTAACCACATGAAACACTAG
- a CDS encoding conserved protein of unknown function (Evidence 4 : Homologs of previously reported genes of unknown function), whose product MSDEAKCAIEVICPCCQARLTVDRELGAVLHHEMPTKETLPTDLKAAVEELKGEAGRREARFKESMEAEKEKGKLLERKFKELLKKAKDEPATKPTRDIDLD is encoded by the coding sequence ATGAGCGACGAGGCGAAGTGTGCCATCGAGGTGATCTGCCCATGCTGCCAGGCGAGGCTCACCGTAGACCGTGAGCTTGGCGCCGTCCTGCACCATGAGATGCCGACCAAGGAGACGCTCCCCACTGACCTGAAGGCCGCGGTTGAAGAACTGAAGGGCGAGGCGGGTCGGCGGGAGGCGCGCTTTAAGGAATCGATGGAAGCGGAGAAGGAAAAAGGGAAGCTCCTGGAGCGGAAGTTCAAAGAGTTGCTCAAGAAGGCGAAGGATGAACCTGCGACCAAGCCCACCCGCGACATCGACCTGGATTAA
- a CDS encoding conserved protein of unknown function (Evidence 4 : Homologs of previously reported genes of unknown function) — protein MTLPQEGHLLRIFVGESDRHSGKPLYEWVILKAREQGLAGATVLRGLMGYGAHSRLHTFKIERLSLDLPVVVEIVDSREKLEAFLDLIDDDITEGLATIEKVHVRLYRSRKAE, from the coding sequence ATGACACTCCCACAGGAAGGCCACCTGCTCCGGATCTTCGTCGGCGAAAGCGACCGCCATTCCGGGAAGCCGCTGTACGAGTGGGTCATCCTGAAGGCGCGTGAACAAGGGCTGGCCGGGGCGACGGTACTTCGGGGGCTGATGGGATACGGCGCCCATAGCCGACTCCATACGTTCAAGATCGAACGGCTCTCGCTCGATCTGCCGGTCGTCGTGGAGATTGTCGACAGCCGCGAGAAGCTCGAGGCATTTCTTGACCTGATCGACGACGACATCACCGAGGGTCTGGCCACCATCGAGAAGGTCCACGTTCGCTTGTACCGCAGCCGCAAGGCCGAGTAG
- the crcB gene encoding Protein crcB homolog has protein sequence MGKVLLIGIGGFLGSVARYLVSGYVQDRTGELFPFGTLAVNVIGCFVIGGLSELAEARAFLSPETRALIVIGVLGGFTTFSTFGNETVNLLRDGEWTFAAMNLLTHAVLAIGAVWVGRATAHAIWR, from the coding sequence GTGGGGAAAGTCCTGCTCATAGGCATTGGAGGGTTCCTGGGCTCGGTCGCCCGCTACCTGGTCAGTGGGTACGTTCAGGATCGGACGGGCGAACTCTTTCCCTTTGGCACACTGGCGGTCAACGTGATCGGCTGCTTCGTGATCGGAGGCCTGTCCGAGCTGGCAGAAGCGCGCGCCTTCCTGTCACCGGAAACGCGCGCCTTGATTGTGATCGGTGTGCTGGGCGGGTTTACGACCTTTTCGACCTTCGGCAACGAAACCGTCAACCTGCTTCGCGACGGCGAGTGGACGTTCGCCGCCATGAATCTGCTGACCCACGCGGTGTTGGCGATTGGGGCGGTCTGGGTCGGCAGGGCGACGGCGCACGCCATCTGGAGGTGA
- the mtnD gene encoding 1,2-dihydroxy-3-keto-5-methylthiopentene dioxygenase (5-methylthio-3-oxo-1-penten-1,2-diol dioxygenase) (DHK-MTPene dioxygenase), protein MATIKLHPDNRRIEVPAEMAGFLEKEGLVYRNWDVSKLREELRGNYALTEAEKAEILATFEGDLQKLKAEGGYVSADIVVLWDKTPDLETLLDKFNREHHHSEDEVRFVVDGHGIFTIRGRSGQYFDMMVGPGDLITVPAGTRHWFTLAEDRRIKCIRLFQDPAGWAAIYDASAGRS, encoded by the coding sequence ATGGCGACAATCAAGTTGCACCCTGATAACCGGCGCATCGAGGTACCGGCAGAGATGGCGGGGTTTCTCGAGAAGGAGGGCCTCGTCTACCGCAACTGGGATGTGTCGAAGTTGCGAGAAGAGTTACGGGGCAACTATGCCCTGACCGAGGCTGAAAAGGCAGAGATTCTGGCGACGTTTGAAGGCGACCTGCAGAAGCTCAAGGCTGAGGGGGGGTATGTGTCAGCCGACATCGTCGTTCTCTGGGACAAGACCCCCGACCTGGAGACGTTGCTCGACAAGTTCAACCGGGAACACCATCATAGCGAGGACGAGGTACGATTCGTGGTTGACGGCCACGGTATCTTCACGATCCGCGGACGGAGCGGCCAGTACTTTGATATGATGGTAGGTCCAGGCGATCTGATTACAGTGCCTGCGGGTACCCGTCACTGGTTCACCCTGGCCGAGGATAGGCGGATCAAGTGCATTCGCCTCTTCCAGGACCCTGCTGGTTGGGCCGCCATCTACGACGCCTCCGCTGGTCGTTCGTAA
- the mtnB gene encoding Methylthioribulose-1-phosphate dehydratase (MTRu-1-P dehydratase) has protein sequence MMTHQATKQAMTALAEITAGFARRGWFPATSGNLSARVSAPGEPLLLVVSASGRDKEAMTAADFLLVDDSLRPVEPGALCPSAETVVHARIYEATGCGCVLHVHTIWNNLIAELCAPQGEIRLSDLEMLKGLDIWGEAAEIRIPVVENLFKLSALAEAVMERITDPRAPGALIRRHGLYAWGANPFEAKRHVEAFEFMFEYLVRWRSIGADRGPAGKNDREGRPYEPTETGQGSIVGG, from the coding sequence ATGATGACGCACCAAGCCACCAAGCAGGCCATGACGGCCCTGGCTGAGATTACGGCTGGCTTCGCGCGTCGGGGATGGTTTCCCGCAACCAGCGGCAATCTCTCTGCTCGGGTCAGCGCCCCTGGCGAGCCGCTCTTGCTGGTCGTTTCCGCCAGCGGTCGAGATAAAGAGGCGATGACGGCAGCCGACTTCCTCCTCGTGGACGACTCATTGAGGCCTGTGGAGCCCGGGGCTTTATGCCCTTCGGCCGAAACGGTCGTTCATGCCCGCATCTATGAGGCCACGGGGTGCGGCTGCGTTCTGCACGTGCATACCATATGGAACAACCTGATCGCAGAACTGTGCGCGCCGCAGGGCGAGATTAGGCTTTCTGATCTGGAGATGCTCAAGGGGCTCGACATCTGGGGCGAGGCAGCAGAGATCCGAATTCCTGTTGTGGAGAATCTCTTTAAGCTATCTGCCCTGGCAGAGGCCGTGATGGAACGGATCACCGATCCGCGGGCGCCAGGGGCGCTCATCCGGCGCCATGGACTGTATGCCTGGGGTGCGAATCCCTTCGAAGCCAAGCGGCATGTCGAGGCCTTCGAGTTCATGTTTGAGTACCTGGTCCGGTGGCGTTCGATAGGAGCAGATCGTGGACCTGCAGGGAAAAATGATCGGGAGGGTCGTCCTTACGAGCCGACTGAGACAGGACAAGGAAGTATTGTGGGAGGCTGA